DNA from Mesorhizobium loti R88b:
ACAGCGTCGCGAAATCCAGTGAAAAGGCTGAAAAGGTGGTGAAGCCGCCAAGGATGCCGGTGGCGACGAAAAGCCTTAGTTCGTTCGACCCGCCACGGCGCATCAGGGCGGCGATAAACAGGCCCATGGCAAAGGAGCCGACGATGTTGATGACGATCGTGCCCCAGGGATAATTTGGCCCGATTAGGCGCAGCGCGCCGATGTTGGTGAGATGTCGGATGCCAGCGCCAATGCCGCCGCCAATGACTACGAGAAGCAGATTGAACATCGTCGTTTATTGCCCCTGCCGGGGCAGCAACGTCAATCCCTTCAAGCCTGAGTTGATACTTCCGGAATGGCACAGACGGTTGAACGTGTCAGGAATCGCCTCTCGCGACCGTTGTCGAGCGAGAACATCCCGCCCCTGCCCGGCACCACGTCGATGATGAGGTCGGTGTGCTTCCAGACCTCAAACTGCGAAGAACTGATATAGACCGGCGTCTCGCCGATCTCACCCAGCATCACATCATTATCGCCGACGATAAAATCGTTCTGGGGATAGCACATCGGCGAGGAGCCGTCGCAACAACCACCCGACTGGTGGAACAGCACCGGACCGTGATCGGCGATGATTTCTGCCAGAAAAGCTCTGGCCTCCGGCGTCGCCGAGACTTTTCCGAGGGAAACCTTGTCGAGCATGCCGTCCTCCTTCGTGAATGGATCAAGGCGAGGCCCGTGAGCCTCGCCTTGCAAGTAGAGCGCGCATGATCCCTCGGAAAGGATCATGCGCTGCCTCGGGAGGCTCTCAGAAGAAGCCGAGCTTCTTCGGGCTGTAGCTGACCAGCATGTTCTTGGTCTGCTGATAGTGGTCGAGCATCATCTTGTGGTTCTCGCGGCCGATGCCGGATTGCTTGTAGCCGCCAAACGCCGCGTGTGCAGGATAGGCGTGGTAGCAATTGGTCCACACACGGCCGGCCTGGATGGCGCGGCCGAAGCGGTAGCAGCGGTTCGCATCGCGGCTCCAGATGCCGGCGCCGAGGCCGTAGAGCGTGTCATTGGCGATCGACAGCGCCTCGTCGTCATCCTTGAAGGTGGTGACGGACACCACCGGCCCAAAAATCTCCTCCTGGAAGACGCGCATCTTGTTGTGGCCCTTGAACACGGTCGGCTTCACGTAATAGCCGCCGGCAAGATCCCCAGGCAGATGGTTCTGCTCGCCACCGATCAGCACCTGGGCGCCTTCCTGCTTGCCGATGTCGAAATAGCTCAGGATCTTCTCCAGCTGTTCGCTCGATGCCTGCGCACCGACCATGGTTGCCGGGTCGAGCGGATCGCCCTGGACGATCGCCTCGACGCGCTTCAGCGCCTTCTCCATGAACTTGTCGTAGATCTTCTCATGCACCAGCGCCCGGCTGGGGCATGTGCAGACCTCGCCCTGGTTGAGCGCGAACATGACGAAGCCTTCGATCGCCTTGTCGAAGAAATCATCATCCTCCGATGTCACGTCCTGGAAGAAGATGTTGGGCGACTTGCCACCGAGTTCCAGCGTCACCGAGATCAGGTTCTGGCTGGCATATTGCGAAATCAGCCGGCCGGTCGTGGTCTCGCCGGTGAAGGCGATCTTGGCGATGCGGTTCGACGAGGCGAGCGGCTTGCCGGCCTCGAGGCCAAAGCCGTTGACGATGTTGAGCACGCCGTCCGGCAACAGATCGCCGATCAGGTCCGCCCACAGCATGATGGTGGCCGGTGTCTGTTCGGCGGGCTTCAGCACAACGCAATTGCCGGCGGCAAGTGCCGGCGCCAGTTTCCACACGGCCATCAGCAGCGGGAAATTCCAGGGAATGATCTGGCCGACGACGCCCAGCGGCTCATGGAAATGATAGGCAACGGTGTCATCGTCGATTTGCGACAGGCTGCCTTCCTGAGCGCGAGCGGCAGATCGGCGGCGGTCGTCTCGCGGATCGGCTTGCCATTGT
Protein-coding regions in this window:
- the crcB gene encoding fluoride efflux transporter CrcB produces the protein MFNLLLVVIGGGIGAGIRHLTNIGALRLIGPNYPWGTIVINIVGSFAMGLFIAALMRRGGSNELRLFVATGILGGFTTFSAFSLDFATLWERGATLPAFGYALASVIGAIIALFLGLWLARSLP
- a CDS encoding DUF779 domain-containing protein — its product is MLDKVSLGKVSATPEARAFLAEIIADHGPVLFHQSGGCCDGSSPMCYPQNDFIVGDNDVMLGEIGETPVYISSSQFEVWKHTDLIIDVVPGRGGMFSLDNGRERRFLTRSTVCAIPEVSTQA